The Aedes aegypti strain LVP_AGWG chromosome 3, AaegL5.0 Primary Assembly, whole genome shotgun sequence genome contains a region encoding:
- the LOC5573214 gene encoding homeobox protein six1b isoform X2 produces MDTSGLSPLADLDSNSTGSDGVSQSLNSFGTHQSLYLSQNGYRDPTTSMKTLFFSEKLQEFTDKDYERKYNENVYPIKVQSQSEVAYFTGKANIPPQLNNNDVDRKILSFSPEQIQCMCEALQQQGDIEKLATFLWSIPQNELISSNESLLRARCMVAYHRGAFHELYALLESHFYSPKHHPDLQNLWFKAHYREAEKVRGRLLGAVDKYRLRKKYPLPKTIWDGEETVYCFKEKSRNALKDCYTRNRYPTPDEKKTLAKKTGLTLTQVSNWFKNRRQRDRTPQARPDMMMPVLPVTSAQMDGSYQRLFNVANYGGHAYHANDMYAVQ; encoded by the exons ATGGATACCTCAGGATTATCTCCGTTAGCTGATTTGGATTCTAATTCTACCGGATCGGATGGTGTGAGCCAGTCTTTGAATAGTTTTGGAACTCATCAAAGTTTATATCTGTCACAAAACG GCTATCGGGATCCTACAACTTCTATGAAAACTCTTTTCTTCTCCGAGAAACTACAGGAGTTTACTGACAAGGACTATGAGagaaaatataatgaaaatgtgTATCCTATCAAAGTTCAATCCCAATCAGAGGTTGCTTATTTCACGG GTAAAGCG aatatccCGCCTCAGTTGAACAACAATGACGTGGACAGAAAAATTTTAAGCTTTAGTCCAGAGCAAATTCAATGCATGTGTGAAGCATTACAGCAGCAAGGTGATATAGAAAAATTGGCAACATTCCTGTGGAGTATACCGCAAAATGAGCTGATCAGCAGTAATGAAAGTTTGCTAAGGGCCAGGTGCATGGTCGCTTATCATCGTGGTGCATTTCATGAGCTCTATGCTCTCTTGGAGTCACACTTTTACTCTCCCAAGCATCATCCGGATCTTCAAAATTTATGGTTCAAGGCACATTATCGTGAAGCGGAAAAAGTAAGAGGGCGGCTACTCGGCGCAGTTGACAAGTACAGATTGCGCAAGAAATATCCTCTGCCAAAAACTATTTGGGACGGCGAGGAGACCGTTTACTGTTTTAAGGAAAAGAGTCGTAATGCCCTGAAAGATTGCTACACAAGGAACAGATACCCAACACCAGATGAGAAAAAAACACTTGCCAAGAAAACTGGACTCACGCTGACTCAAGTGTCTAACTGGTTCAAAAATAGGCGACAACGGGACAGGACACCACAAGCTAGACC GGATATGATGATGCCGGTCCTTCCTGTAACCTCTGCCCAGATGGATGGAAGCTATCAAAGGCTATTTAATGTGGCCAATTATGGAGGACATGCTTATCATGCAAATGATATGTACGCAGTTCAGTGA
- the LOC5573214 gene encoding homeobox protein six1b isoform X1, producing the protein MDTSGLSPLADLDSNSTGSDGVSQSLNSFGTHQSLYLSQNGYRDPTTSMKTLFFSEKLQEFTDKDYERKYNENVYPIKVQSQSEVAYFTGKAVSEHQPTNVRDGTNNVQFLQNIPPQLNNNDVDRKILSFSPEQIQCMCEALQQQGDIEKLATFLWSIPQNELISSNESLLRARCMVAYHRGAFHELYALLESHFYSPKHHPDLQNLWFKAHYREAEKVRGRLLGAVDKYRLRKKYPLPKTIWDGEETVYCFKEKSRNALKDCYTRNRYPTPDEKKTLAKKTGLTLTQVSNWFKNRRQRDRTPQARPDMMMPVLPVTSAQMDGSYQRLFNVANYGGHAYHANDMYAVQ; encoded by the exons ATGGATACCTCAGGATTATCTCCGTTAGCTGATTTGGATTCTAATTCTACCGGATCGGATGGTGTGAGCCAGTCTTTGAATAGTTTTGGAACTCATCAAAGTTTATATCTGTCACAAAACG GCTATCGGGATCCTACAACTTCTATGAAAACTCTTTTCTTCTCCGAGAAACTACAGGAGTTTACTGACAAGGACTATGAGagaaaatataatgaaaatgtgTATCCTATCAAAGTTCAATCCCAATCAGAGGTTGCTTATTTCACGG GTAAAGCGGTAAGTGAACATCAACCGACCAACGTACGAGATGGGACGAATAATgttcaatttctccagaatatccCGCCTCAGTTGAACAACAATGACGTGGACAGAAAAATTTTAAGCTTTAGTCCAGAGCAAATTCAATGCATGTGTGAAGCATTACAGCAGCAAGGTGATATAGAAAAATTGGCAACATTCCTGTGGAGTATACCGCAAAATGAGCTGATCAGCAGTAATGAAAGTTTGCTAAGGGCCAGGTGCATGGTCGCTTATCATCGTGGTGCATTTCATGAGCTCTATGCTCTCTTGGAGTCACACTTTTACTCTCCCAAGCATCATCCGGATCTTCAAAATTTATGGTTCAAGGCACATTATCGTGAAGCGGAAAAAGTAAGAGGGCGGCTACTCGGCGCAGTTGACAAGTACAGATTGCGCAAGAAATATCCTCTGCCAAAAACTATTTGGGACGGCGAGGAGACCGTTTACTGTTTTAAGGAAAAGAGTCGTAATGCCCTGAAAGATTGCTACACAAGGAACAGATACCCAACACCAGATGAGAAAAAAACACTTGCCAAGAAAACTGGACTCACGCTGACTCAAGTGTCTAACTGGTTCAAAAATAGGCGACAACGGGACAGGACACCACAAGCTAGACC GGATATGATGATGCCGGTCCTTCCTGTAACCTCTGCCCAGATGGATGGAAGCTATCAAAGGCTATTTAATGTGGCCAATTATGGAGGACATGCTTATCATGCAAATGATATGTACGCAGTTCAGTGA